One genomic region from Listeria monocytogenes encodes:
- the nadA gene encoding quinolinate synthase NadA, giving the protein MNLLETVEQDTMPTHYKQMTQAEMIARVTEIKDQLGENLFIPCHHYQKDEVVPFADAIGDSLQLAQIAAQNKKAKHIVFCGVHFMAETADMLTTSEQIVTLPDMRAGCSMADMADIHQLTNAWPKLQTLFGDTILPVTYINSTAAIKSFVGEHGGTTVTSSNATKIVSWALEQKERIFFLPDQHLGRNTAFELGIPLEHMAIWNPIKNELEYEGNLDDCKVILWKGYCSVHQHFTVKNIENIRKNHPNMRIIVHPECTHEVVSLADDSGSTKKIVTEINNAAPGTEWAVGTEANLVGRIIQENPDKKIVSLNPFMCPCMTMNRIDLPHLLWTLEAIQNGERRNQIKVDEQTTKFALKALERMLQLS; this is encoded by the coding sequence ATGAATTTACTAGAAACGGTTGAACAAGATACAATGCCAACTCATTATAAGCAAATGACGCAGGCCGAAATGATTGCTCGTGTCACGGAAATTAAAGATCAGCTTGGCGAGAATCTCTTTATCCCCTGCCACCATTATCAAAAAGATGAGGTCGTTCCATTTGCTGATGCGATTGGCGATTCTTTACAATTAGCGCAAATTGCTGCACAAAATAAAAAAGCCAAACATATCGTTTTTTGCGGTGTTCATTTTATGGCAGAAACAGCGGATATGCTTACGACAAGCGAGCAGATTGTTACTTTGCCAGATATGCGCGCTGGTTGTTCGATGGCAGATATGGCGGACATTCATCAGCTAACAAATGCTTGGCCAAAGCTCCAAACCCTTTTTGGCGATACGATTTTACCTGTCACTTACATTAATTCCACTGCAGCGATTAAATCCTTCGTTGGTGAACATGGTGGTACTACGGTGACATCTAGTAACGCAACAAAAATTGTCTCATGGGCGCTCGAACAAAAAGAGCGGATTTTCTTTCTTCCGGATCAACATCTAGGTCGGAACACTGCCTTCGAACTAGGCATTCCCCTCGAACATATGGCAATTTGGAACCCGATAAAAAATGAACTGGAATATGAGGGCAATTTGGATGATTGTAAAGTCATTCTTTGGAAGGGCTACTGCTCTGTTCACCAACATTTCACAGTCAAAAATATCGAGAACATTCGTAAAAATCATCCTAATATGCGGATTATTGTTCATCCAGAATGCACGCATGAAGTTGTTTCTTTAGCAGATGATTCCGGCTCGACGAAAAAAATTGTAACTGAAATAAACAATGCAGCGCCAGGTACAGAATGGGCAGTTGGAACCGAAGCTAATTTAGTTGGTCGCATTATCCAAGAAAATCCGGATAAAAAAATCGTTTCACTGAACCCATTTATGTGTCCATGTATGACCATGAATCGAATTGATTTACCGCATTTACTTTGGACACTAGAAGCTATCCAAAACGGCGAACGACGTAACCAAATCAAAGTTGACGAACAAACAACCAAATTCGCTTTAAAAGCCTTAGAAAGAATGCTTCAATTAAGCTAA
- the nadC gene encoding carboxylating nicotinate-nucleotide diphosphorylase: MNSILMNQAIQAFLLEDIGQYDLSAETVFPRDTMGEGVFLAKETGILCGISIPLKVYELLGGNIQFEAYKKDGDWIQKGDIIAAVKAPVRTLLSGERVILNLMQRMSGIASQTNFAVKQLDDSAIRICDTRKTAPGLRAFDKYAVQTGGGFNHRNGLYDGVMLKDNHIAFSGGITSAVSTVREKLGHMIKIEVETETAEQVKEAVQAGADIIMFDNRTPEEIKQLVKLVPPHITTEISGNVTLENIHRYKGSGANYISLGSLTHSVRAFDISFNSKGGIKA; encoded by the coding sequence CATTTTTACTAGAAGATATTGGTCAGTATGACTTAAGTGCAGAAACTGTTTTTCCCCGTGACACAATGGGAGAAGGTGTTTTCCTAGCAAAAGAAACAGGTATTCTTTGTGGCATTTCCATCCCGCTGAAAGTTTATGAACTGCTCGGTGGAAATATACAATTTGAAGCTTATAAAAAAGATGGTGACTGGATTCAAAAAGGCGATATTATCGCGGCTGTTAAGGCTCCCGTTCGCACGTTACTTTCCGGTGAGCGGGTCATTTTAAATTTAATGCAACGGATGAGTGGTATCGCTAGCCAAACTAATTTTGCTGTCAAACAACTGGATGATTCCGCTATTCGAATTTGCGACACGCGGAAAACAGCGCCCGGTCTGCGTGCCTTCGATAAATACGCGGTACAGACTGGTGGCGGCTTTAATCATCGCAACGGTCTATACGATGGCGTTATGCTAAAAGACAACCACATCGCCTTCTCTGGAGGTATTACAAGTGCTGTATCTACTGTACGGGAAAAACTTGGCCATATGATAAAAATCGAAGTGGAAACGGAAACTGCTGAACAAGTAAAAGAAGCAGTTCAAGCCGGCGCAGATATCATAATGTTTGATAATCGCACACCGGAAGAAATCAAGCAACTCGTTAAGCTAGTTCCACCGCACATTACTACAGAAATTTCCGGTAATGTCACTTTAGAAAATATTCATCGTTATAAGGGTTCTGGGGCAAATTACATTTCTTTAGGATCCTTAACGCATTCCGTTCGTGCGTTTGACATCAGTTTTAATAGCAAAGGAGGAATAAAGGCATGA